The stretch of DNA CTACAGTCCGAGACTGAGCCGCTCGCTGACGCAGCTGGCGGAAATCGCCGGCGCTGAAGATGATTTTATGGAAGATGCGGCCGCTAAGTGCTTTGCTGAGACCGTTCGGCAAGAACAGGGTAAATGCATGCTGGACAGAGCGGCTTTTGCCGCCGTGCCCTCCGCTTTACAACGGCGTTTGATTAAACTAATATTAAATTATCTGTCGGCGGATATGCCGGAAATCGATTTTCCGAAGGTTGAAGCTGTGCGGCGGGGAATACTGCAAGATATGCCTACCGCCTGGAGTCTCGATTTGGGGCGCGGCTTAACCTGTTTGCGGCAGTATAATACCATTTATTTCTTGTCCGCTCCTTTGGATCATCAGGCAAGCTACGTCTATCGTCTGCCTCTGCCCCAGCCTCGTCTTGAGCTTAACGAGATTGGTAAGGCGCTCGTAATGACGCTGGCGGAGAGAGGGAATGAGGCGGTTCTGAGGGGAGAAGGCAGCAGGCAGTCAGCCCGGTTCGATTATAAAGAGCTGGTCTTCCCGCTCACGATTCGTTCCAGATTGCCTGGAGATACCATTAAAGTCATGGGATTAAACGGAAGCAAAAAGGTAAAAGATATTTACATTGATGACAAAATACCTTCTACCGAGCGTTCACGCATTCCCCTTGTATGCGACGGACTCGGAAACATTGTCTGGATTCCGGGCATTCGCCGTTCGGTCCATGCCGCCGTCGGGGATCATACGGCTTCGGTTCTGCTGCTGTCGATTGAAGACTTGTAGAGGATAACCGTAATGGCCGCAGGCAGTTTTTCATAGTATAACTTAGGAGGTTCGCAGGTTGCAGAACGATATCCAGGAGATTTTGATCAGCGAAGAGGAAATTCAACAGAGAGTCAAAGAGCTTGGCGCCAAGCTGAGCGATGCATATGAGGGGCGCAACCCGTTGGTCATTTGCGTGCTGAAAGGTGCGTTTATTTTTATGGCCGATTTGGTTAAAGTCATAACGGTGCCGGTCGAGATGGACTTCATGGCGGTATCCAGCTACGGCGCGACAACCAAATCTTCGGGCGTAGTGAAAATTATCAAGGATCTGGACGTTCCGGTCGATGGCCGCCATGTGCTGATCGTTGAGGATATTATCGACAGCGGTCTTACGCTGAGTTATCTGATTGAGCTGCTTCGCAACCGCAACGCCGCATCGATTTCCGTCGTGACTCTGTTCGATAAACCGGCGGGTCGTACCGTAAGCCTTGAGGCGGATTATACCGGTTTTGTCATTCCAGACGAATTTATTGTAGGATACGGACTAGACTATGCCGAAAAGTATCGGAATCTCCCTTACATCGGGGTATTGAAGCCGGAGATCTACTCTAAATAGTTCATTCACAGCCTTGGTCTTCCGGATTATTTACCTGAAGCCGCCTCGCGTTTGAGGTGCTCCGACAGGCTATGGTACAATAACTTAAGTGTTGCGAGAGGAGGTAGGGGATGAATCGGTTCATCCGAAATTCTGGTTTTTATTTGATTTTATTTCTAGTCGTGGTGGGCATTGTCCAATTCGTCAGCAATGGAAATGAAGCCGCCGATTTCCCCAGATATGACCAGTTACGGCAGGAGCTTAAGAGTAACAATGTGAAGGATTTGACGGTTCAGTTCGAAGGCAACGCCTTTAATGTAACCGGCTCTTATAAAGAGAAGCCGGAATGGGCTAAATCGCAAAGCTTTTCCACATATATTCCTCCTACGGACGCGGCTATCGAAGAACTGACTGCGGCCAGTCAGAATAACAACATACCGTTCATCCAGAAGAAAATGGAGGGCGACAGCATCTGGCTGACCTTCCTGTCTTCGATCATTCCGCTTGTTATTATGTTCATCCTGTTCTTCTTCCTGTTCAATCAGGCGCAGGGTGGCGGCGGCAAGGTGATGAATTTCGGCAAGAGTAAAGCCCGTCTTTACAATGAAGAGAAGAAGCGGGTCACCTTTGAAGACGTAGCCGGGGCCGACGAAGAGAAGCAGGAGCTTGTCGAAGTCGTGGAATTCCTGAAAGACCCGCGGAAATTCGCTGCCGTGGGCGCGCGTATCCCTAAAGGGGTCTTGCTCGTAGGTCCTCCGGGTACAGGTAAAACACTGCTTGCCCGTGCGGTGGCAGGCGAAGCCGGAGTTCCGTTCTTCAGCATCTCCGGTTCCGACTTCGTGGAAATGTTCGTCGGCGTCGGCGCTTCGCGGGTACGCGACCTGTTCGAGAACGCGAAAAAGAATGCGCCTTGCATCATCTTTATCGACGAAATCGACGCCGTTGGCCGTCAGCGCGGCGCTGGACTTGGCGGCGGGCATGATGAACGCGAGCAGACGCTTAACCAATTGCTCGTTGAGATGGACGGTTTCGGCGGCAACGAAGGCATTATCATCGTCGCGGCTACCAACCGCGCCGATATTCTTGACCCCGCCCTGCTCCGTCCAGGACGCTTTGACCGTCAGATCACGGTTGACCGCCCTGACGTGAAGGGACGCGAGGCCGTACTGAAGGTTCACTCCCGCAATAAGCCGCTGACCAAGGACGTGAAGCTTGACGTCATCGCCAAGCGCACAACCGGTTTTACCGGCGCGGATCTGGAGAACCTGCTGAATGAAGCGGCGCTGCTCGCCGCCCGCCGCAACCGCAAGGACATCTCCATGCGGGAAGTGGATGAGGCAATTGACCGCGTCATCGTCGGCACCGAGAAGCGCAGCCGCGTGATCAGCGACCGCGAGAAGCGGATCGTCGCTTATCATGAAGCCGGGCATACGATCGCCGGATACTTCCTGGAGCATGCCGATATGGTTCACAAGGTGACGATCATCCCGCGCGGACGCGCAGGCGGATATGTCATTATGCTTCCGAAGGAAGACCGCATGCTTGTTACGAAGCAGGAGCTGCTCGACAAGGTAACCGGGCTGCTCGGAGGCCGGGTAGCCGAGGAAATGTTTATCGGCGAGATCGGCACGGGCGCATACAGCGACTTCCAGCAGGCTACGCGCATTGTCCGAAGCATGATTATGGAATACGGCATGAGCGAGAAGCTCGGTCCGATGCAGTTCGGCACTTCCCAAGGCCAGGTATTCCTGGGCCGCGATATCGGGCACGAGCAGAATTACAGTGATTCGATCGCTTACGAGATTGACCAGGAAATGCAGCGTTTCATCTCGGAATGCTATGAGCGATGCAGAGAGCTGCTGAAGAAGCACTCGAAGGAAATGCATCTCATCGCAGGCACACTGCTGGAGAAAGAGACGCTTGAGCTTGAACAGATCAAGGAACTGATCGAGCAGGGCTATCTGACCGAAGACGGCAAGCCGGTTGACGGCCAAAGTCTTGCGAATGAAGGTGCGGAGCCGGTTATTGATTCGATCGGCGATGTAAAAGTCCGCATTCAGGGTAAGACTGATGAGCCTCAGGCTACGCTGGGAGATTCGCCCAAAGATATTCCAAACAATCCACAGCAAGATGGAGAGAGTGGAAATGACGAGAATAAGGGCGGCGGAGCAAGCATGAGCTAGTCCGATATTCTGCCGCAGAGCAGGGATCAATAAAATCCGGAGAACGAATTTGTTCTCCGGATTTTTTTAAATATAAGATAGTATAAGCTGCGCGCTTATCCTTTGGTCTTATATTTCTACGAGAAACGGTACCGTCCCTAAAAGGACGGCGTAGCCGTTTCTTCTTGATAGTGAAGAAGCAAGCTGCCGGAAATAGCCGCTTCTGTAAGAGCGTATCCATTAGATTGACACGGCAAGGAACGTTGTGTACATTAGTGATAAATATTACGAACTATATATCGTTTACATGATGCTGAATATCTTCTTACAATCTGCCTCATTTCAGATTTGATACGCCGGTGACTATACCGTTAAACATAAGGGGGAACGTGTACCGTGGAAGCTCTGGCGCTGGAGCGCAAGCAAGAACAAAACCGTCAACTGCGTGAACGTCTCGAACAGCTTAAGAAGGAACGGAATGCCATCATTTTGGCTCACTATTATCAGCGCGATGAAATTCAGGAAGTTGCCGATTTTCGCGGCGACTCTTTTTTGCTGGCTCAAAAGGCCGCTGCAACGGAAGCGGAAGTTATCGTATTCTGCGGCGTTCATTTTATGGGTGAAAGTGCTAAAATCTTGGCTCCGGACAAGACGGTTCTTATCCCCGACGAGCGTGCCGGCTGCCCTATGGCCGACATGGTCAATGTAGAAGGCCTTCGCAAGCTGAAAGCGAAGCATCCTAATGCCAAGGTGGTTACCTATATCAATTCCTCTGCCGAGATTAAAGCGGAGACGGATATATGCTGTACCTCTGCCAATGCCGTTCGGGTCATTGAGTCGCTGGACGCGGAAGAGATCATTTGGGTTCCGGATAAGAATCTGGGGCATTATGTTCAGGAGAAAACCGGCAAAAAGCTGATTATTTGGGAAGGCTACTGCAACACGCATGATATGCTTACCGTCAAGGATGTCGTGGAAATGAAGGCCAAATACCCGAAAGCCCAGTTCGTGGTTCATCCTGAATGCCGTCCGGAGGTCGTGGCTATGGGTGACTTTGTCGGCAGCACTACCGCCATTATCGATTACTGCAAGAAATCGGACTGCCGGGAATTTATTGTGGGAACCGAAGACGGGACAGGCTACCAGCTGCGTAAGGACAGTCCGGATAAAGACTTCCATTTTGCTTCTAAGTTCCTGGTTTGTCCTAATATGAAAGTTAACAATCTCAAAAAATTGGTAAAATGTCTGGAGACGATGAAGCCGCAGATTTATGTGCCGCCAACTATCGCAGACAAAGCCAGACAATCCCTAGAGCGCATGCTACAAGTCAAGTAGCATGCGCTACTCTTTCATTGAAACAGGTGAAAAGTGGTCATGATTCCACAGTATTTGGTTGATTTCGACCTGCGGGAGCTTCCCACCGTCGAGACGGATTGCATTGTCATCGGTTCCGGCATCGCCGGACTGTTCACAGCGATCAAAGCCAGCGAGGATCGGCGGGTCATAATGATTACGAAGAAATCGCTGATGGAGAGCAACACGCGTTATGCCCAGGGAGGCATCGCCGCTGTAATCTCGGAAGACGATTCCCCGCTGTATCATCGGCAGGATACTCTGATGGCCGGGGCCGGACTGTGTTCCTCGGCTGCTGTAGATGCACTCGTCAATGAAGGTCCGTATGGCGTGCGTGAACTGATCCGGCTAGGAACCCTTTTTGACAAGGAGAACGGCGTTTTGGCGCTGACGCAGGAAGGAGCGCACAGCCACCGGCGGATTCTGCACGCCAACGGAGATGCAACCGGCTATGAAATTGTACGAGCGCTGGTTCAGCAGGTATTGGAACACCACAATATTGAGGTGTGGGATGATCACTATGTGATCGACCTGGTTACGGAAGACGGTGAGTGCGTCGGAGCGCTTGTACAAAAACCGAACGGAGAGCGCCTCTTTCTGAAGGGGGCCGCGACAATTCTCTGTTCAGGCGGAGCGGGTCAGCTGTACCGCTATACGACCAATCCCGAGGTCGCGACAGGCGACGGGGTAGCGATTGCTTACCGGGCGGGAGCGCATATCCGCGATATGGAATTTATTCAGTTCCACCCGACGGCGCTCAGTTATCCCGGCGCCCCCCGGTTTCTGATTTCGGAGGCGGTGCGGGGCGAAGGAGCTGTCCTGCGCAATATCCGGGGCGAACGTTTTATGGAGCGGTATCATGAGCTGCTGGAGCTTGCGCCGCGCGATATCGTCGCCCGGGCGATTGTCAGCGAGATGGAAGAGACGAAATCGACTTTTGTCTACTTGGACATTACTCATGAATCCGCGGAAATGGTGAAGCGCCGGTTCCCGACGATATATGAGACCTGCATCGGCTATGGTCTGGACATTACAAGCGACTGGATTCCTGTGGCTCCGGCTGCCCACTATTTGATGGGGGGCATCAAGACCGACCTGAACGGGGAGAGCAGTATTCCAAGGCTTTTTGCCTGCGGCGAGGTATCGTCCACAGGCGTGCATGGCGCGAACCGGCTGGCAAGCAACTCGCTCTCGGAAGCGGTCGTCTTCGGACAGCGTATTGTTGAGCGGATCCGCAGCCTGCCGAAACTCGATGAGAGAGATCTATCCGCGGGCTGTGATTTGGGCCGCCATGAACATCCGACGCAGGCAATCGTCGAACGCCGCCTGAAGCTGCAGAAGATCATGGTCCGCTATGTCGGACTGCGGCGGAATGAGGAGATGCTGTCCAAAGGGCTCGAAGAGCTGAAGCGGCAGCTGCCGATTTTTGGGGCGGCGCTGACCAAGCGCGAAGAATATGAATTTGCCAATATGCTGACCTGCAGCCTGCTTGTCACGGAATCGGCGTTGACACGCGAGGAGAGCAGGGGAGCCCATTACCGCGAAGATTTTCCGCAGCGGGATGATGAGTATTGGCGTAAGCATTTGCTCCAGATTCGCGAACTGGGCATAGTGGAGGAGACAAGCGATGATGTTTAACGGATATAACGAACAGCTGGTGCAATCCATC from Paenibacillus sophorae encodes:
- the tilS gene encoding tRNA lysidine(34) synthetase TilS, with protein sequence MVEWNELVDSVMEAAAEHRLWEPGDAIVVAVSGGPDSVALLHVLHEISLSRMPLTLICAHVNHGFRAESAQEAELVRRMAEELGIPFELAEFDIPSFMKESGLGPQEAAREKRYRFLIDTAQRRGARSVALAHHADDQAETVLMRLLRGSALSGLAGMRWIRTEKNVELIRPFLRINKAALVDVCRRRGYLYAEDPSNSQTKYRRNAIRLEVLPFLTRYSPRLSRSLTQLAEIAGAEDDFMEDAAAKCFAETVRQEQGKCMLDRAAFAAVPSALQRRLIKLILNYLSADMPEIDFPKVEAVRRGILQDMPTAWSLDLGRGLTCLRQYNTIYFLSAPLDHQASYVYRLPLPQPRLELNEIGKALVMTLAERGNEAVLRGEGSRQSARFDYKELVFPLTIRSRLPGDTIKVMGLNGSKKVKDIYIDDKIPSTERSRIPLVCDGLGNIVWIPGIRRSVHAAVGDHTASVLLLSIEDL
- the hpt gene encoding hypoxanthine phosphoribosyltransferase; amino-acid sequence: MQNDIQEILISEEEIQQRVKELGAKLSDAYEGRNPLVICVLKGAFIFMADLVKVITVPVEMDFMAVSSYGATTKSSGVVKIIKDLDVPVDGRHVLIVEDIIDSGLTLSYLIELLRNRNAASISVVTLFDKPAGRTVSLEADYTGFVIPDEFIVGYGLDYAEKYRNLPYIGVLKPEIYSK
- the ftsH gene encoding ATP-dependent zinc metalloprotease FtsH is translated as MNRFIRNSGFYLILFLVVVGIVQFVSNGNEAADFPRYDQLRQELKSNNVKDLTVQFEGNAFNVTGSYKEKPEWAKSQSFSTYIPPTDAAIEELTAASQNNNIPFIQKKMEGDSIWLTFLSSIIPLVIMFILFFFLFNQAQGGGGKVMNFGKSKARLYNEEKKRVTFEDVAGADEEKQELVEVVEFLKDPRKFAAVGARIPKGVLLVGPPGTGKTLLARAVAGEAGVPFFSISGSDFVEMFVGVGASRVRDLFENAKKNAPCIIFIDEIDAVGRQRGAGLGGGHDEREQTLNQLLVEMDGFGGNEGIIIVAATNRADILDPALLRPGRFDRQITVDRPDVKGREAVLKVHSRNKPLTKDVKLDVIAKRTTGFTGADLENLLNEAALLAARRNRKDISMREVDEAIDRVIVGTEKRSRVISDREKRIVAYHEAGHTIAGYFLEHADMVHKVTIIPRGRAGGYVIMLPKEDRMLVTKQELLDKVTGLLGGRVAEEMFIGEIGTGAYSDFQQATRIVRSMIMEYGMSEKLGPMQFGTSQGQVFLGRDIGHEQNYSDSIAYEIDQEMQRFISECYERCRELLKKHSKEMHLIAGTLLEKETLELEQIKELIEQGYLTEDGKPVDGQSLANEGAEPVIDSIGDVKVRIQGKTDEPQATLGDSPKDIPNNPQQDGESGNDENKGGGASMS
- the nadA gene encoding quinolinate synthase NadA; amino-acid sequence: MEALALERKQEQNRQLRERLEQLKKERNAIILAHYYQRDEIQEVADFRGDSFLLAQKAAATEAEVIVFCGVHFMGESAKILAPDKTVLIPDERAGCPMADMVNVEGLRKLKAKHPNAKVVTYINSSAEIKAETDICCTSANAVRVIESLDAEEIIWVPDKNLGHYVQEKTGKKLIIWEGYCNTHDMLTVKDVVEMKAKYPKAQFVVHPECRPEVVAMGDFVGSTTAIIDYCKKSDCREFIVGTEDGTGYQLRKDSPDKDFHFASKFLVCPNMKVNNLKKLVKCLETMKPQIYVPPTIADKARQSLERMLQVK
- the nadB gene encoding L-aspartate oxidase, with amino-acid sequence MIPQYLVDFDLRELPTVETDCIVIGSGIAGLFTAIKASEDRRVIMITKKSLMESNTRYAQGGIAAVISEDDSPLYHRQDTLMAGAGLCSSAAVDALVNEGPYGVRELIRLGTLFDKENGVLALTQEGAHSHRRILHANGDATGYEIVRALVQQVLEHHNIEVWDDHYVIDLVTEDGECVGALVQKPNGERLFLKGAATILCSGGAGQLYRYTTNPEVATGDGVAIAYRAGAHIRDMEFIQFHPTALSYPGAPRFLISEAVRGEGAVLRNIRGERFMERYHELLELAPRDIVARAIVSEMEETKSTFVYLDITHESAEMVKRRFPTIYETCIGYGLDITSDWIPVAPAAHYLMGGIKTDLNGESSIPRLFACGEVSSTGVHGANRLASNSLSEAVVFGQRIVERIRSLPKLDERDLSAGCDLGRHEHPTQAIVERRLKLQKIMVRYVGLRRNEEMLSKGLEELKRQLPIFGAALTKREEYEFANMLTCSLLVTESALTREESRGAHYREDFPQRDDEYWRKHLLQIRELGIVEETSDDV